Genomic window (Thermostichus vulcanus str. 'Rupite'):
ATTGGGTCACTTCCATGCCATCCAACCAGACCTCCCATCCTACTCCCCAAGCCCCCAGGGTGGGAGATTCCCAATCATCTTCCACAAAACGAATGTCGTGTTCAGCCGGGTCAACCCCCAAAGCACGCAGGCTATTCAAGTACAGATCTTGAATATCATCGGGGGAGGGCTTAATCAGTACTTGATATTGAAAATAATGCTGTAGGCGATTCGGGTTTTGCCCATAACGCCCGTCTGTGGGTCGACGACAGGGTTCCACGTAAGCGACTCGCCAGGGATCCGGCCCCAAGGCGCGCAAGAAGGTATGGGGACTCATGGTGCCTGCCCCTTTTTCGGTGTCGTAAGGTTGCAGGATGAGGCAACCTTGTTCCCCCCAAAACTGTTGCAATCGAAAGATAAGACCTTGGAAATGATGGGTTGACATGGCAAGTAAGGGAGGATGCAGACACAAGGCAGTTCCCATCCTATCAAGGCCCTTCCCCCCTCAGTCGATCAGTTCCTCTTGATCTTGGGGATCCTGGTAGGCCCACTCAATCGGTGGCATTTGGTCGAAGGCTTGTTTGAGGGAACTTTCCCACAGTTTGCGCATTTTGGCCAGGTAGGGATCCCCAGTGCGCAGGCGCAGGCGATGGCTTACTTTCAGATGATCAGCTTGTACCATCACCAGATCGATCGGGGGGCCAACGGAAATGTTGGATTTCATGGTGGAGTCGATGGAGAGGAGGGCGCATTTGGCAGCGTCCTCCAGGGAGGTTTCGTAGGAGAGGGTACGATCCAGGATCGGTTTGCCATATTTGGTTTCCCCCACCTGCAAAAAGGGGGTTTCGGGGGTGGCCTGAATGCAGTTGCCCTGGTTGTAAATCAGGTAGAGGGATGGATTTTCGCCGCGTACCTGTCCCCCCAGCAGCAGGCTGCATTGGGCATCGATGCCATCTTTTTCCAGCCAGGGGCGGTCTTGCTCTTGAATGAGGCGAATTTTGGATCCCAGGTAGCGGGCAATGTCGTAGAGGTTGGGGAGGGTATGCAGGTTGAGGGTTTCCTGTTGGCGCAGATCCCGCTGAATCTCGGTGAGAACGCTCTGGGTAATGGAGAGGTTGCCGGAGGTGCAGATCAAGATCACCCGCTCTTCTGGTAAGGAGAAATCGAACAATTTTTGGTAGGTGGAGACGTAATCAACCCCTGCATTGGTGCGGGAATCTGCGGCCATCACCAACCCAGAGCGCGTGATGATGCCAAGGCAGTAGGTCATGGAAGTACCCGGCTCGGCCCTTTGATTGTAAGGATTGTAGAGGACTTTAGGTGAGAGCGGATCCCATTTTCTCGCGGATTTCTTCGCGGATGCGGGCGGTAATCGAGGCTTCGTCTAAGTCGGCCAAAATCTGGGCAATGGCGGCTTTGGGACCCTCTGGCCCCCAACTGGCCCCTTGGGTGAGGTAGTGGCGGGTCGATTCGCCAATCGCATAGCAGGAAAACCCGGCCAACACCGCCTGGGTAAGAGCCACCGAGGTATAGGCCCCCAAGGAAAATCCCCCACTGAAGGGAACGGCTCCCCCTAGCAAGGTTTTCAGGGATCCCAACCCCAACAGGGCCACCCATTCTCCGGCCCCGAGGCTGAGCATGCTGAGGATGATCTTTTGCAGCAGCTGAGTCGCCCCCTGGGTGCTCATGGGCAACCCGTACAGACGAGACAGCCGTAGGATCAGAGCTACATCGATGGCCAAACCCCCCAAGCTATCCAGCAGGGTGATCGGGTTGAGAGCTACCGCCAGCGCTTTGGTTCGTGCTGCGGAGCCAATCAGGTCTTGTGCTTGCTCAGAGCGGCTTGCCAACTTCCGTTCAATCACCTGCTGATTCAAACGATCCGCAAACAGCAGCGCATTCAGGGCCAGCAGCGAACGCCCTTCCCGATGCAAAACTTCCAGGATCTTCAGCCGCAAAGCATCCACCTGCGGGGATCCCACCTCCAACTGCGCCCCGAAGCTACCATCCGGTCTTTGCACCAGGCGGGGAACGCGGGGGGAGGCCGCCACCATCACAATTTCATCAGGGGAAAGAATCTGTCGTACCCGTTCGTTGCGGATTTTGTCGTAGATGGCCTGCCGATCCGCCTCAGGGTACTGGTCGATTTTATTGAATACCAGCAGCATCGGTTTGCCTGCCTCCCGTAGGGCCGCCAGTGCCTCAAACTCTACCCGTGTCAAGTCGCCACAGATCACAAACAGGATCAAATCCGCCCGCTGCGCCACCGCTTGGGCCAATTGGGCGCGGGTTTCTCCATCCACTTCATCAAGGCCAGGGGTGTCGATCAGCTCCAGACGGGATCCCTGCCAACGGGTCACCTGCACCGATTGAACCGAGGCCGGGGGTAGGTAGGATCCCTGGACAGTCACCGGCTCCGCTTGGGTTTTGGGACGGGTTTCCCAACTGACTTTCCAGGCGGCGGCTTGTTGGCTGCGGGTTACACCATGGGTTGGCCCCGTTTCAAACACCGACTCCCCCAGCAGGGCATTGAGCAGAGAGGATTTGCCCCGTCCCACCAGGCCAAAGGCGGCAATATGAATCACTTCCGTTTCCAGCTTGTCTAGGAGGGTTTGCAGGCTCTGCAACTCGGCTTCCATGCCCACCGCTTCTTGGGGTTGCAAGTCCAGTTGAGCCACCCACTGGCGGAGACTGCGCTTGGCTTGCTGGTAGTTAAGGTCGTCTTGGAGGGTGTTGCGACGGGCCATGGTGACAAATCAGGATCTATAGAACAAGTCAGCAGAACAAGTCAGCCAGTTTGCGAAAGTTGCAGGAAATAATGGAGGGGAACAGCCTCGGCCCGATCTAGAGCAGTGGGTGCAGGCTGATCCCAGTTAAGGCTTTGCAAGAGGAGGCTCACCATGCCCAAGGCGATTTGGAACGGAGTGGTATTGGCAGAAAGTGAACACTACGAAACGGTGGAAGGTAACATCTATTTTCCGCCAGAATCGCTGCATCAGGAGTATTTTCAGCCCAGTTCTACCCACACCACCTGCCCCTGGAAAGGAGTGGCCAGCTACTACAACCTGGTGGTCAACGGTCAGGAAAACAAAGATGCCGCCTGGTACTACCCGGATCCCAAGCCTGCCGCCGCCAACATCCGCGGTTACGTGGCCTTTTGGAAAGGGGTAAAGGTGGAAGCCTAGCCGTCCTGGCTGACTCTGACTGACTCAGTAAAACTCAGTAAAATAGACTGGAGGAAAACCTGGAAGGGCAATGATGCTAACCGATAGCCTGAACTGTTCACGCCAGCGACAAGGGCTCTTGCCTAGCCTAACGCGCTGGGGGGGGAGACTGTGTTTGACCGGACTGAGCCTGCTGCTGCTCGGCTGTACCCCTGCGGGCTTTCGCACCCCCAGGCCCAGTCTGACCAACAGCGGCCTGAACAGCATTTACCCGGATGGGGAACCTGCTTTTAACGGTGACGGTCGCTATTTGGTGTTTTCCTCCGCTCGCAGTGGCAGTCAGGATATTTTCCTATACGACACCCAGGAGCGGCGCCTTGTGGATTTGCCTGGTCTCAACTCCAGCGATGTGGCCACCACCTCCCCGGATATCAGTGCTGATGGCCGCTACATTGTCTATGTATCGAATGCACTGGGCAAATCGGAAATTTTTCTTTACGACCGCCAAACCCGCAACGTCCAAAACATCAGTAGCCGGGTGGCCGGCGATGTGCGCAACCCCACCATCAGTGGCGATGGCCGCTTTATCGCCTTCGAGAGCAACGGCCAAGGGCAGTGGCACATCGAGATTTTTGATCGGGGGCCTCAGGCCAGTTCCCGCCCATCCCCTGCTCCCTCTCCGGATTCCAACGCCAATCCCTGAGGGGATCCCTCTCTAGGAGCCCTTCTACTCCGTCGTTGGATAGGCTTCCAACCAAAGGTCTTCCCCCAGCTCTTCTCGGCGGGCCAGGCTCAGCCTTTTGGCTTCCGCCATGTGCTCCAGAACTTTTCCCCCCTCCAGCAAGCTTCTGCCCTCGCCCAGCAGCTTGGGGGCCAAAAAAAGGGCCAGCTTATCGACCCAGCCTCTCTCCAGGAAAGCACTGGCCAGCCGAGGGCCCCCCTCCAGCAACACTCCGTCTAGCCCCTCCTCCTGAAAAACCCTCAAGGCGGCTTCTAGGCTCACCTTGCTCCCTTCCCGAGGCAACTCCACCACTCGGGCCCCTGCCCTTTCTAAGGCAAGGATCCGCTCCTTGGGTGCCCCCTGTCCCACCAAAATCAAGCAACGGGCTGTCTCCCCGCGGGGGCCTGGCTGAAAGAGCCGGGCTGTTGGGGGGGTACGGGCTGCAGTGTCCAAAACCACCTTGACGGGATCCCGGAGCGGCGGCGGCTCCAGCATCAGCGGGAAGGGACGGAAATCGGGATCCCGCACGGTCAGGGCTGGGTCATCCGCCAAGACCGTTCCTACCCCCACCACAACTGCAGGAAGCCACTGACGATACGCCTGGGCAACACGGCGGCTTGCTGGGGAAGAGACGAAACGGGCATCCCCGGAAGGGGTAGCCACCTTGCCATCCAGGGTCAAGGCAGCCTTCAGGAGAACAAAGGGGCGACCCGTCTTCTGTACGGTGAAAAAGACCTCGTTTTGTTCGCGGGCCTCTTTTTCCAGAAGCCCCACGGCTACTTCTATTCCCGCTGCCCTCAGTCGTGCCATTCCGCCACGAGCTAAGGGGTTCTCCTCCCGAGCCGCCACTTCTACCCGAGCCACCCCCGCTGCGATGAGGGCCAGAGAGCAGGGAGGCGTGCGGCCAAAGTGGTCGCAGGGCTCTAGAGAGACGTAAACCGTACTCCCCCTGGCTTCTTCCCCCGCCTGCTGCAACGCCAGCACCTCAGCATGGGCCTCTCCTGGCCGGGGGTGATAGCCTTCCCCCAGGATTCGGCCATTCTTGACCGCCACCGCCCCCACGATCGGGTTGGGGTAGGTGTGGCCGCGAGCCCGTTCTGCCAGCTGCAGAGCTCTACGGAGAAAACGCTCATCCACTTCCTGTGTTTTGCTGGCCAAAGCTACTACCAAAAGACTTGAGGCTAGGTTGACATTCCCGTCAATTGACATTCCGTATAAATTGTAGGCTGGCCTCCTCTTGATAAGGATCCCCAGGCTAGGATAGATCGCCCCTCTGGAGGAGTTGTTGCATGGTTGCTCCCCTTGCTCACCGTCTGTATCCCCTTGGCTCCAATGTGTTTGACCAAATGGATCAGGCCAAACGGGAGGCCCGTCAAGCGGGGCTAGACTTAATCGATCTGTCCTTGGGATCCTCGGACTTATTTCCGCCCCCCGAGGCATTGGCCACGGTGCAATCGGCCCTCTCGGATCCGGCCACCTATGGTTACACCCTCTTTCACGACACGGCTGCTTTTCGTGCCGCCTGTGCCAAGTGGTATGAGGGGAAGTTTGGCCTAGAGATTGACCCGGAGACAGAGGTGTTGCCCCTGATTGGATCCCAGCAGGGGACGGCCCTGTTGCCTCTAGCACTACTCAATCCGGGCGATATGGCCTTACTGACGGATCCAGGTTACCCCTCCCATGTGGGCGGGATCCATTTGGCGGGCGGGATCCCTTACTATTTGCCCCTATTGGCCGAGAATCACTTTTTGCCCCAGTGGGATCGGATCCCGGAGGAGATCGCTCAGCAGGCGCGGCTGCTGGTGTTGAGCTATCCCCACAACCCCACCACAGCCACCGTCACACCGGAGTTTTGGCAGGAGGCGTTGTACTTCTGCCAACAGTACCAACTGGTTTTGGCCCACGATTTTCCCTATGTGGACTGGCGCTTTGACGGGCAGGTAGCCCCTTCGGCCCTCCAGGCGGATCCGGATAAGACCTGCACGATCGAGTTTTTTTCCTTATCCAAGTCTTATCACATGGGGGGGTTTCGGGTGGCCTATGCCATTGGCAATCGGGATTTAATTCGGGCACTGCGGCTGGTGAAATCCACGATTGACTTCCGGGCATTTTGCGGGGGGCGGCGGCAGCTTTGGCGGCTCCAGAAACCTTTTTGCACCACTGGCGACAGGTGTATCGAGAGCGGCGAGATACGGCGGTGGCGGCGCTGCATGACATCGGTTGGCCGGTACCGGTGCCGGAAGCGACGATGTATCTGTGGGCACCCTTGCCAAGGGGCTATCCAGGATCCTCTGGGCAGTTTTGCCTGGACTTGGTGAAAACAGCGGGGGTAGCTTTGTCTCCGGGTTCTGGCTTTGGCCCCAGTGGGGAGGGCTACGTGCGCTTTGCTCTGGTGGTGGAGGGATCCCGTTTGCAGGAAGCCGTCGGACGGATCGGCCACTTTCTGGCTGGGGGATACCCTCAAGAATCCTTAAGCTGAGCTTGAGTCACCGCTAAGGCTAGGGCCGTCCCACCAATAGCGCCAAGGGGCAAGATCAACAGGTTCAACAGCGGAATCGCCAGCAGGAGTGCCGCCATGAGGCCAAACCCAACCATCAAGACCCAATGTTCTGAAATGTTCTGAAATGTTCTGAAATCAAAGAGTAAAACCAGTATTTCTTCGGTCTCGGGCAGGACGAATGATATTCACAGGGCACGGCGGCGGTAACCTAAGGGAGCAAGCTAGGTAGACCTTATGGATGCCAAAGATCTGCTCCGGTTGTACCGGTCAGGGCGTACCAACTTTACAGGTGAAAATTTTGCTGCGCTTGACCTGAGTCGAGTTGATCTGATTGGGGTCGATCTCTCCGGTGCCAATCTACACAATGCCAACCTGATCTTTGCCTATCTGGGGCGGGTCAAGCTGCAAAAAGCCAATTTGGCAGGGGCCAAATTAAGCGGGGCCAACCTCAGTCAAGCGGATTTGAGCGATGCGGATCTCAGGGATGCCCAACTGCACGGCACCACCCTACAGGGGGCAGACTTGCATGGAGCCAACCTAACATTGGCCCTGTTGAACGATGCCAACCTTCTGGATGCGGATTTGCGGTGGGTGAACCTCACCAGTGCCAATCTGCTGGGGGCTTGTTTGCGCGGGGCCAACTTTCGTCTGGATAGCCGCCGTCATGCCGTGTTGCGCAGTGCGAATCTCAGCCGTGCTGACCTGAGTGGGGCCAATTTGTCAGGGGCAGACTTAACCCGGGCTGACTTGAGTGGAGCCAATCTGCGGGAGGCCAGTTTGCTAGGGGCCAATCTGAGTGGGGCCAATTTGCAGCGAGCCTGTTTGCGCGGGGCCATCCTCAGCGAGACCGACCTGAGCGGAGTGTCCTTCTTGGGGGCAGATATGCAGGGGGTGCAGATGGCGCGAGTGAACCTCAAAGAGGGGATGCTGAGCCAAGTCAACCTCACTGAAGCCAATCTGAGTGAAGCGGATTTGGGTGGGGCCGATCTTTCCGCCAGTTGCCTGTACTCGGCCAAATTGGCACGGGCGGATTTGAGCCGAGCTAACCTGGCGGGGGCAGATTTGAGATACGCCAGTCTGGTGGACGCCTATCTGGGTCGTACCAATTTAGAAAATGCCGACCTGAGTCATGCTATCCTCACCCGCGCTGATCTGAGCACAGCCAACTTGATTGGGGCTAACCTGCAAGGGGCAACCATGCCAGATGGACGGGTGAATTGAGGCGGGGATCCACCCTGATCGGGGTGAGGTTTTCCCCTGCTATGCCGTTGCTGAACCCGCTACCCTGAGGGCAGGGCTAGAGGGATCCGTGAATAGCTATCGCTTGCCGTCCTTATTGCAGTCGCTGTGGGCTGATTTACCTTTGCCGGAGTGGTTACCTGCTGCGGGAGAGCGCTCTTGGCAGCAGACGGTGGCCGCTCTCATTCAGCTTTGGCAGGAGGTAGGCCAGTTTGGGGTGGTGCTCAGTGGGCCAGTTTCTTGGTTACCCCCTTGGGTGATACGGGATCCCCTGCCACAACTGCCGGTACGCATCGACACGTTAGAAACAACGTTAGAAACAGCCCTAAAACCGCGGGATCCGGCCCGAGAAGCCCCCTGGCTCTTTACCCCGGATCTGTCGCCTGAGTCGATCTTGACTCCTGGTCAGACGGTGATCCCCCTATTGCCTCGGGATCCCCTGGTAGAGGAGCCTTTTTTGCTGGTACTTACCCCCGTTTTCTCGGCTGTAGCCGCCCAAGGACATCATCCCCACACACGGCAGACAGGCATGATGATATCCTTTGAGCCGGAAGTGGTACATCGAGCCTGGCAGAGCTTGGAACAACGGGTTCAGCAAGGCCGACCGGATCGATTGCCATTGTGGCAAAGCTTGGCCAAGCACTATCCGCTGATGAATCCCCATGTGCGGGTTTTGGCACGGTTCAGCAGCTTGCTCCTTTTGGGGAACTTGGCAGAATCAGGATCCCAGCCCGCTCGTTTGCCCCCAGCCACCCCCACCACAACCGGCAGAACCACCGAAGTGGTGGCTTCCCCAGATTCGGAACTTGGCGAGCCAGAGGCCAGCTCCCCCTCGGAAGCCCTACCCAAGAACTCCGTCAGTCGCTCGGCGGCAGCGTCAAAGTCTCCCGCACAACCCAACCCACCTCCCCACCCCGACAATGGTCTTTCTGAAGCGGAATTGTTGCGGGCTTTGATCCATGAGGTACAAACGCCTCTGAGCACCATTCGCACCTTGGCCAGCTTGATTTTGAAACGATCCGACTTACCCCCCCGCGTGCGGGACTATGCCGAGAAGATTGACCGCGAGTGTACAGAGCAAATTAACCGCTTTGGCCTGTTCTTCCAAGCCACCGAAACGGTGATGCCTACCACCGAGGCACGGGAGGGGCACCGCTTACAACTGGAACCGATTGCTTTGGTGGATTTGGTGCGACAAAATCTACCCCGCTGGCAGGAACAGGTGGAACGACGGGGATCCCAGTTTGATCTGGAGATTCCGGATGAGTTACCGGATGTGGTCAGTGATCCGAAGGCGTTGGAAGCGGTGCTGTTTGGCATGATCGACCGCATTGCCCGCAGCACTCCAGCTGGTAGCCGGATTCGGGCTCAGTTGGTCAGCGCTGGGGACTTGGTCAAACTCCAATTTCAGGTGGATACTCCGGAGAGCGGGATCCCTACTGCCGCCACAGAAGCCAAATCCCCACAGGCCATTGGTCAGTTGTTGGTCTTGCAGCCGGATACAGGCGCGGTCAGCCTCAGCATTCCTGTCACCCAGACCCTGTTTCGGGCCTTGGGGGGCTATTTAACCGTGCGCCATCGCGCCCATCAGGGGGAGGTTCTCAACATCTACTTGCCCCGCCAGCTCTAAACCCCTGGGCCAGGATCCCAACAAAAGTGGCGGATCGGAGGGGAGATGTGGCTAGGATCGATCTGCTAGCTGAGTGGCTAGGTACTTGAGAGATGGGTGTCCATGCCAAGAGCCAGGAAAGGTGTTCAACAAGAGCGAGAGCCGGAGTCCGCGTGGGGAGCTGAGGGGGGAGGAGATCCCCTGACAACCCCATCAGCTATAACCTTCTCTTCGCAGCAGCTCTCCACCTTGTTACACGAGGTGCGCAATCCCTTGACCGCCTTAAATACCTTGGCCAAGTTACTGCAAAAACGCCTGCCCCCAGAGGATCGCAACCACTGGATTGGTCTCAGCATCGAACAGGAGTGTAAGCATTTACAGGATTTGTTGCTGGAATTTGAGCGCTCGGATGGGATCCCCGCCACCCTGCAGCTACAGCCTCTCGCCTTGGCCGATGTGCTGCAGGAGTGGATCCCGGTCTATCAAGCTGTGGCGGAAACCCAGGGACACCACTTTCAAGCGGAGATCCCCTCGCATTTGCCCGAGATCCAGGCGGATCCGCGAGCACTGCGACAAATCCTGGACAATCTGATCGACAATGCCTACAAGTACACCCCTAGCCCTGGCCAGATTCAACTGAGGGTTGAGCCACAACCCCACAACACTCCCACGCGGGTGGAAGTTTCCATTTGCGACAGCGGCCCTGGCATTCACCCTGAGAATTTGGAACGGATTTTCGATCCCTTCTTTCGGGCGGATCCCTCCAAGCCAGGACAGGGATTGGGGTTGGCCATCAGCCGCGACCTCGCCACTCAGATGGGGGGGCAACTGCAGGTGGATAGCTCGGGCCACCGAGAGCCTGGCCAACAGGGATCCTGTTTCCGCCTGAGCCTACCTTTGGCCTAACAGTTAGATCTCTGTAGATCTGTGAGTTAATTGAGGAGCTGTGTGATGCCCAAAAACTCCATTCCACCAAACCGTTCGTCCATGGCAGCTGCTGAAGCACCGGCGCGGGTGATGTTGGTGGATGATGAACCGGGCTTGCGGGATGCGGTGCAAGCTTACCTAGAAGATAGTGGATTTGAGGTGATCCCAGCTGCTCACCCCCAACAGGCTCTGCAACTGCTCAGCACCACCCAGCCGCAACTGATTATCTCTGACATCATGATGCCAGGCATTGACGGCTATCAGTTTTTGGCACAACTGCGGCAGCTGGAGCCCTATAGCCATCTACCTGTGGTGTTTCTGACCGCCAAGGGGATGACTGCCGATCGCATTCAGGGGTATCGGGCCGGGGTCGATGCCTATTTGCCCAAGCCCTTCGATCCTGAAGAGCTGGTGGCCATCGTCTCCAATTTGATCGAGCGCTCTCGCTCAGCCAATCCTTCGGAGGTAGTAGCACGGGAGCTGGCCTCGATTCGTGCCCTGCTGTCGGAACGAGCCCCGGCTCTGGACAGCCCCCCTCATCCCCCTACTTCTACCCCCTTGCCCCCGCCGATCAAGGTGGAATTTACGCCGCGAGAACAGCAGGTGTTGGAGAAGGTGGCAGAAGGACTGATGAACAAAGAGATCGCTAAACAACTGCAAACCAGTGTGCGCAATGTCGAGAAATACGTGACCCGATTGTTGAACAAAACTGGCACCAGCAGTCGCACTGAGCTGGTTCGCTACGCCCTCACCTATGGCTTGATTAGTTTGTGAATTCTGTAAATTCAGACCGTTAGATCCGAATCACTTCATTGATAGAAGTTCCTAGATCGGCGTTGCATCCTTGCCCTCTTGAGGGCACTGAATGTTCCTCTCGATTTACTCACGACTCCCTCCCCGGTTTCTTCACGGAACTATCCTATTCTCAAAGAGTCGGGGATCTCTACCCGCTTTTCCCCAAAGGATCTGTATTCATATGTCACAATCTGAAACCTGGCTCATCAATAACCATTGGATCTCAAAGCCTACTGTTCTGTCCCCCTTCCCCCATCTGGATCCTACAGGACAAGCCATTTATGTCAGTGCCCTGGAGCGCCATATTCACCACCTGGAACATATTTTAGATCTGCAAGCCAAAGGGGGAATCGATTCTGCCACCGCGCAGGCAAGCCTTGACTTCTTGGTCCAGCAATTGCAACGAACTCGGCATGATCTTCTGCTGGGATCCCCCTCCTTGAATTGATGGAAGGATTCATGGGATCCCTGATGGAATATCGCCAGTCCTGTAGGCACAGCTCTTTCGCTAATTAGCTAGCACAGTAGCAGC
Coding sequences:
- a CDS encoding proteasome-type protease, encoding MTYCLGIITRSGLVMAADSRTNAGVDYVSTYQKLFDFSLPEERVILICTSGNLSITQSVLTEIQRDLRQQETLNLHTLPNLYDIARYLGSKIRLIQEQDRPWLEKDGIDAQCSLLLGGQVRGENPSLYLIYNQGNCIQATPETPFLQVGETKYGKPILDRTLSYETSLEDAAKCALLSIDSTMKSNISVGPPIDLVMVQADHLKVSHRLRLRTGDPYLAKMRKLWESSLKQAFDQMPPIEWAYQDPQDQEELID
- a CDS encoding DUF697 domain-containing protein, coding for MARRNTLQDDLNYQQAKRSLRQWVAQLDLQPQEAVGMEAELQSLQTLLDKLETEVIHIAAFGLVGRGKSSLLNALLGESVFETGPTHGVTRSQQAAAWKVSWETRPKTQAEPVTVQGSYLPPASVQSVQVTRWQGSRLELIDTPGLDEVDGETRAQLAQAVAQRADLILFVICGDLTRVEFEALAALREAGKPMLLVFNKIDQYPEADRQAIYDKIRNERVRQILSPDEIVMVAASPRVPRLVQRPDGSFGAQLEVGSPQVDALRLKILEVLHREGRSLLALNALLFADRLNQQVIERKLASRSEQAQDLIGSAARTKALAVALNPITLLDSLGGLAIDVALILRLSRLYGLPMSTQGATQLLQKIILSMLSLGAGEWVALLGLGSLKTLLGGAVPFSGGFSLGAYTSVALTQAVLAGFSCYAIGESTRHYLTQGASWGPEGPKAAIAQILADLDEASITARIREEIREKMGSALT
- a CDS encoding DUF427 domain-containing protein, coding for MPKAIWNGVVLAESEHYETVEGNIYFPPESLHQEYFQPSSTHTTCPWKGVASYYNLVVNGQENKDAAWYYPDPKPAAANIRGYVAFWKGVKVEA
- a CDS encoding TolB family protein; this translates as MTGLSLLLLGCTPAGFRTPRPSLTNSGLNSIYPDGEPAFNGDGRYLVFSSARSGSQDIFLYDTQERRLVDLPGLNSSDVATTSPDISADGRYIVYVSNALGKSEIFLYDRQTRNVQNISSRVAGDVRNPTISGDGRFIAFESNGQGQWHIEIFDRGPQASSRPSPAPSPDSNANP
- the ribD gene encoding bifunctional diaminohydroxyphosphoribosylaminopyrimidine deaminase/5-amino-6-(5-phosphoribosylamino)uracil reductase RibD is translated as MASKTQEVDERFLRRALQLAERARGHTYPNPIVGAVAVKNGRILGEGYHPRPGEAHAEVLALQQAGEEARGSTVYVSLEPCDHFGRTPPCSLALIAAGVARVEVAAREENPLARGGMARLRAAGIEVAVGLLEKEAREQNEVFFTVQKTGRPFVLLKAALTLDGKVATPSGDARFVSSPASRRVAQAYRQWLPAVVVGVGTVLADDPALTVRDPDFRPFPLMLEPPPLRDPVKVVLDTAARTPPTARLFQPGPRGETARCLILVGQGAPKERILALERAGARVVELPREGSKVSLEAALRVFQEEGLDGVLLEGGPRLASAFLERGWVDKLALFLAPKLLGEGRSLLEGGKVLEHMAEAKRLSLARREELGEDLWLEAYPTTE
- a CDS encoding pentapeptide repeat-containing protein, giving the protein MDAKDLLRLYRSGRTNFTGENFAALDLSRVDLIGVDLSGANLHNANLIFAYLGRVKLQKANLAGAKLSGANLSQADLSDADLRDAQLHGTTLQGADLHGANLTLALLNDANLLDADLRWVNLTSANLLGACLRGANFRLDSRRHAVLRSANLSRADLSGANLSGADLTRADLSGANLREASLLGANLSGANLQRACLRGAILSETDLSGVSFLGADMQGVQMARVNLKEGMLSQVNLTEANLSEADLGGADLSASCLYSAKLARADLSRANLAGADLRYASLVDAYLGRTNLENADLSHAILTRADLSTANLIGANLQGATMPDGRVN
- a CDS encoding sensor histidine kinase, whose product is MNSYRLPSLLQSLWADLPLPEWLPAAGERSWQQTVAALIQLWQEVGQFGVVLSGPVSWLPPWVIRDPLPQLPVRIDTLETTLETALKPRDPAREAPWLFTPDLSPESILTPGQTVIPLLPRDPLVEEPFLLVLTPVFSAVAAQGHHPHTRQTGMMISFEPEVVHRAWQSLEQRVQQGRPDRLPLWQSLAKHYPLMNPHVRVLARFSSLLLLGNLAESGSQPARLPPATPTTTGRTTEVVASPDSELGEPEASSPSEALPKNSVSRSAAASKSPAQPNPPPHPDNGLSEAELLRALIHEVQTPLSTIRTLASLILKRSDLPPRVRDYAEKIDRECTEQINRFGLFFQATETVMPTTEAREGHRLQLEPIALVDLVRQNLPRWQEQVERRGSQFDLEIPDELPDVVSDPKALEAVLFGMIDRIARSTPAGSRIRAQLVSAGDLVKLQFQVDTPESGIPTAATEAKSPQAIGQLLVLQPDTGAVSLSIPVTQTLFRALGGYLTVRHRAHQGEVLNIYLPRQL
- a CDS encoding sensor histidine kinase, with translation MPRARKGVQQEREPESAWGAEGGGDPLTTPSAITFSSQQLSTLLHEVRNPLTALNTLAKLLQKRLPPEDRNHWIGLSIEQECKHLQDLLLEFERSDGIPATLQLQPLALADVLQEWIPVYQAVAETQGHHFQAEIPSHLPEIQADPRALRQILDNLIDNAYKYTPSPGQIQLRVEPQPHNTPTRVEVSICDSGPGIHPENLERIFDPFFRADPSKPGQGLGLAISRDLATQMGGQLQVDSSGHREPGQQGSCFRLSLPLA
- a CDS encoding response regulator transcription factor — its product is MPKNSIPPNRSSMAAAEAPARVMLVDDEPGLRDAVQAYLEDSGFEVIPAAHPQQALQLLSTTQPQLIISDIMMPGIDGYQFLAQLRQLEPYSHLPVVFLTAKGMTADRIQGYRAGVDAYLPKPFDPEELVAIVSNLIERSRSANPSEVVARELASIRALLSERAPALDSPPHPPTSTPLPPPIKVEFTPREQQVLEKVAEGLMNKEIAKQLQTSVRNVEKYVTRLLNKTGTSSRTELVRYALTYGLISL